The proteins below come from a single Thermocladium sp. ECH_B genomic window:
- a CDS encoding aldo/keto reductase: MEYRDLGRTGIKVSKVGLGAWQFSDAWGVLDYEAARKTISAALEAGINLVDTAAVYGRGTSETHVGKAIRELGARERVIIATKVPGDFLRASDVVRAVQRSRERLGVDAIDILQVHWPPCWHNVPTCEYMKTLEKLVKEGLIRHIGVSNFPVKLLDEARHCLSITDIVTTQNRYNLVERDAEKELLPYASQNGIQVIAWSPLAKGLLTGKYTPENLPKFTDVRSNDPLYAPENARQVMKLVNVLREIGEKHGKTPGQVALNWLIRRGVIPIPGAKNPEQALSNAGAAGWSITDDEDNEIRAASDSLNISYVVW; encoded by the coding sequence ATGGAGTATAGGGATTTAGGTAGGACTGGGATAAAGGTATCAAAGGTAGGTCTTGGGGCTTGGCAATTCAGCGATGCTTGGGGAGTTCTTGATTATGAGGCCGCCAGGAAAACCATATCGGCAGCATTAGAGGCAGGCATAAATCTAGTAGATACCGCCGCCGTGTACGGCAGAGGAACAAGCGAGACGCATGTTGGGAAAGCCATACGTGAATTAGGCGCTCGCGAGCGCGTCATAATAGCAACCAAGGTGCCCGGCGACTTTCTGAGGGCCAGCGATGTGGTTAGGGCGGTTCAGAGAAGCAGGGAGAGGCTTGGCGTTGATGCAATAGATATTCTGCAGGTGCATTGGCCCCCCTGCTGGCATAATGTCCCCACCTGCGAGTACATGAAGACTCTTGAGAAATTAGTTAAGGAGGGCTTAATTAGGCACATCGGTGTAAGCAATTTCCCGGTCAAGCTCCTAGACGAGGCGAGGCACTGCTTATCCATCACCGACATAGTTACCACCCAGAACAGATATAACTTGGTTGAGAGGGATGCGGAGAAGGAACTACTTCCATATGCATCGCAGAATGGTATACAGGTGATTGCTTGGAGTCCCCTCGCCAAGGGATTATTAACCGGCAAGTATACTCCGGAGAACTTGCCTAAATTCACGGATGTTAGGTCAAATGATCCACTTTATGCTCCAGAGAATGCTCGGCAAGTGATGAAGCTAGTCAATGTATTAAGGGAGATAGGGGAGAAACATGGAAAAACGCCGGGCCAAGTCGCCCTGAATTGGTTGATTCGGCGGGGCGTAATACCTATACCGGGCGCCAAGAATCCGGAACAAGCCCTAAGCAATGCGGGCGCTGCTGGATGGAGCATCACAGATGATGAGGATAACGAAATCCGGGCAGCAAGCGACTCCCTAAACATATCATACGTCGTTTGGTAA